The genomic stretch AGCAATGATTGTTCCCACCTGGAAAACTTAGCCGCCGAAGTTCAAAATAATCTTCATGGCTGGTTTGACAGCGACGAGCCGATTTTATTGGGCGCGAACGACCTGAGTGTCATTGTCAACTGCTGCCAACAAAGCCCCATCGGTAAATTGCTGCCGGGTGCCCTCTACGTTCATGTGTCAGCACTTTCTCAACTCGACCCTCTGCTGAGGCTCTACGAGGGCTATGCCAGACGAACGGTAGGACGTATTGATTGCGCTACCTTAATTAAATTCAACATCGAGCAGCCTAAAATCTCTTACTTGTTGTATCCTGACTTTGATACCGACCCTCATCCCGCCTTGCAAGCTAGCATTCAGATTGATGTTCGGGACGGGAGTTCAACTTACCGAGACTACAGTACTAGCGACAATCCCCCTGTCCTCCACCGCAAAGAAACCTTTGTCACCCCCGATTATCCCCACTACGAAAAATTCGCCAACCTCACTCGGCAAGAAGAGAAATTGCGGCTTTTAGACAAAACCCGTGGCATTGGAACGCTTCGGGGTTGGTTAGAATGCTTACAAGATTATGGTGTCGAAATCCAGGGTCATCAAGTTATTCGGCGGCAAGTTGTAGAGAACTTACATCCAACCTCTCTACATTCGACACTGCCTAAAATAGAGCGTCACAAAGCTGCAATTGCTCGTAAAAATCTTTCTCGCCCCGTGCGTCTCGCTTTAGAAGCTGGCTTATTTAGTGAAGATAGCACTTTCTTTGACTATGGTTGCGGCTACGGAAGCGATATTCAGCACATAGCGGAAAAGGGCTACACCAGCGCTGGATGGGACCCTTATTACTCTCCGGATACCCCCCGCACCACCGCTGATATTGTTAATCTCGGTTATATCATCAATGTTATTGAACGCACAGATGAGCGTCGAGAAGCATTATTAAACGCCTGGGAGTTAACAGAAAAAGTCTTAATTGTTGCTGCACTGGTTTTAATTGATGATCGAGGAACGGGTCAAGTTGCCTACGGCGATGGGGTGATTACTCGCCGCAATACTTTTCAGAAATACTACGAACAGGAAGAACTTAAAATTTATATTGACCAAGTTCTTAATGTTAATGCGGTGCCAGTTGCATTAGGCATTTACTTTGTTTTCCGAGATGAAAGCCTTGCCGAAGCTTACCGCGCCTCTCGCTTTCGTTCTCGCGCCACAACTCCCAGAATTCGTGCCAACATCAAGCGATTTGAAGATTACCAGGAAATGCTGGCACCGCTGATGGCTTTTGTCACCGAACGCGGTCGTCTGCCTGTCAAAAATGAAAAACCAGAATTGGAGAATTTGAGGGCTGAATTTGGCGGGTTTCGCCGTGCCTTCCAGGTCATTTTACAAGCAACTGACCAAAAAGAGTGGGATGCGATCGCTCAAAAACGCCGCTTAGACCTTTTAGTTTA from Coleofasciculus sp. FACHB-T130 encodes the following:
- a CDS encoding DNA phosphorothioation-associated putative methyltransferase; amino-acid sequence: MMLNTYKVEEWDAKLFLNRCAKAHPRQDTLLYLAVSNDCSHLENLAAEVQNNLHGWFDSDEPILLGANDLSVIVNCCQQSPIGKLLPGALYVHVSALSQLDPLLRLYEGYARRTVGRIDCATLIKFNIEQPKISYLLYPDFDTDPHPALQASIQIDVRDGSSTYRDYSTSDNPPVLHRKETFVTPDYPHYEKFANLTRQEEKLRLLDKTRGIGTLRGWLECLQDYGVEIQGHQVIRRQVVENLHPTSLHSTLPKIERHKAAIARKNLSRPVRLALEAGLFSEDSTFFDYGCGYGSDIQHIAEKGYTSAGWDPYYSPDTPRTTADIVNLGYIINVIERTDERREALLNAWELTEKVLIVAALVLIDDRGTGQVAYGDGVITRRNTFQKYYEQEELKIYIDQVLNVNAVPVALGIYFVFRDESLAEAYRASRFRSRATTPRIRANIKRFEDYQEMLAPLMAFVTERGRLPVKNEKPELENLRAEFGGFRRAFQVILQATDQKEWDAIAQKRRLDLLVYLALGKFNHLKLKQISPEVRNDIKCLFGSYDEAWELAEEMLFSLGDPGVIAHCCQQSLVGCTSGFKYAPLYPSSFMVHVSAFSELDPLLRLYEGCASRTIGRMDEATLIKFHTYKPKISYLFYPNFDTDPHPVLHTSMQIDLRDLSVSYRDYEDDVNPPILHRKETVITPDYPNYENFSRLTQQEEEWGLLNNERNIKTLRDWQQCLKANCLEIEDYCLCWRKDADPIRVQELTAVREKRKNTKVTSF